In a genomic window of Thermosynechococcus sp. CL-1:
- the ftnA gene encoding non-heme ferritin yields the protein MLSQAMTNRLNEQINLEIYSAHLYLQMSSWCAHKALEGCAAFLSQHADEEMAHMRRLLNYMHETGALAILGGMEAPPHTFQSLKEMFSKVYEHEQFVTHKINELVQLADTEPDYATLQFLQWYVAEQHQEEFLFKSILDKIELIGTEGQGLFFIDQEIGRLAQTKGTTTMQSTPAA from the coding sequence TATTCAGCACATCTCTACTTGCAGATGAGTTCTTGGTGTGCCCACAAAGCCCTTGAGGGTTGTGCGGCCTTCCTTAGTCAACATGCTGATGAAGAAATGGCACACATGCGGCGGCTTTTGAACTACATGCATGAAACCGGCGCCTTGGCAATCCTAGGCGGTATGGAAGCTCCCCCACACACATTTCAGTCCCTGAAGGAGATGTTCAGTAAAGTTTATGAGCATGAACAGTTTGTGACTCACAAAATTAATGAGTTAGTGCAGTTAGCGGATACGGAGCCTGACTATGCGACGTTGCAATTTTTGCAGTGGTATGTGGCCGAGCAGCACCAAGAAGAGTTTTTGTTCAAGAGTATCCTTGACAAAATTGAACTGATTGGCACGGAGGGGCAAGGACTCTTCTTTATTGATCAGGAAATTGGCAGGCTTGCCCAAACCAAAGGAACCACGACAATGCAGTCAACACCCGCAGCCTAA
- the rsmD gene encoding 16S rRNA (guanine(966)-N(2))-methyltransferase RsmD: protein MPLRISGQRSLKTLPGHSTRPTSAKVRQAIFNIWQGRLQGCCWLDLCAGTGAMGAEALLRGAQWVVGIEQSPQACQVIRDNWSAVAQPHQHTLVLRGDVRQKLPQVPIPQFDFIYFDPPYNGDLYLPVLQLLWQEERLSPKGEIAVECRTKNPPDLEAILAIGWQQQRIKTYGSTTVLFLVCYKN, encoded by the coding sequence ATGCCTTTGCGAATTTCTGGCCAGCGATCGCTCAAAACGCTGCCGGGTCACAGTACGCGACCCACCAGTGCCAAAGTTCGCCAAGCCATTTTCAATATCTGGCAGGGTCGCCTCCAAGGATGTTGCTGGCTGGATTTGTGTGCTGGTACCGGTGCCATGGGAGCGGAAGCCCTGCTGCGGGGTGCCCAGTGGGTAGTGGGTATTGAGCAGTCTCCCCAAGCCTGCCAAGTCATTCGTGACAACTGGTCAGCCGTTGCCCAACCCCATCAGCACACGCTGGTTTTGCGGGGAGATGTACGCCAGAAATTGCCGCAAGTCCCTATTCCGCAGTTTGACTTTATTTACTTTGATCCCCCCTACAATGGTGATTTATATCTACCCGTTCTCCAGTTGCTTTGGCAGGAGGAGCGTCTCAGCCCTAAGGGGGAAATTGCTGTTGAGTGTCGCACCAAAAATCCACCAGATTTAGAGGCGATCCTAGCGATCGGCTGGCAGCAGCAACGCATTAAAACCTATGGCAGCACAACAGTACTCTTCTTGGTTTGTTACAAAAATTGA
- a CDS encoding diguanylate cyclase — protein sequence MTFTDIGGAELVARQLQEAMQARYIVHEYSSASHCVSLSFGVAALIPGGSDSPLELFNAADQALYDAKRQERNRIVVRPIVKSPTVPR from the coding sequence TTGACATTTACAGACATTGGTGGTGCTGAATTGGTAGCACGGCAGTTGCAGGAGGCTATGCAGGCACGGTACATTGTCCATGAATATTCTTCAGCGAGTCATTGTGTGAGTCTCAGCTTTGGGGTGGCAGCCCTGATTCCGGGGGGCAGTGATTCTCCCTTAGAGCTTTTTAACGCAGCGGATCAGGCGCTTTACGATGCTAAACGCCAAGAACGCAACCGCATTGTTGTCCGCCCCATTGTCAAGTCGCCCACAGTGCCTCGTTAG
- a CDS encoding aldo/keto reductase produces the protein MQTRPLGRTEIQITPLILGTWQAGKRWWVGIEDEESIRTIRTAVEAGMTTIDTAEVYGDGHSERIVAAAVGDLRDRCVYATKVFANHLRYKEVIAACERSLRNLNTDYIDLYQIHWPAGSFGSEIVPIEETMQAMVELQVAGKIRAIGVSNFSRAQLAEAMQYGRIDSVQPPYSLFWRWAETELIPFCIEHEITVLAYSSLAQGLLTGRFGPGHQFDPEDNRAKNQLFQGETYARALEAIELMKPIATSLGTTIGNLALAWLLHQPQTCAIVGARHPEQVLENIKAADLRLDESILAMLDEISQPVIATLDSENPVMWKW, from the coding sequence ATGCAAACTCGCCCCCTCGGCCGCACAGAGATTCAAATTACACCGCTGATTCTTGGCACTTGGCAAGCAGGCAAACGCTGGTGGGTCGGTATTGAAGATGAGGAGTCCATTCGCACGATTCGTACCGCTGTCGAAGCAGGGATGACCACCATTGATACGGCTGAGGTCTATGGGGATGGTCATTCAGAGCGGATTGTGGCCGCCGCCGTGGGAGACTTGCGCGATCGCTGTGTCTATGCGACGAAGGTCTTTGCCAATCACTTGCGCTACAAAGAGGTGATTGCCGCCTGCGAGCGATCGCTGCGCAACCTCAACACCGACTACATTGATCTCTACCAAATTCACTGGCCCGCCGGTTCCTTTGGCTCGGAAATCGTGCCCATCGAGGAAACCATGCAGGCAATGGTGGAGTTGCAAGTGGCGGGCAAAATCCGTGCCATTGGGGTTTCCAACTTCTCCCGTGCCCAACTGGCCGAAGCAATGCAGTACGGACGCATTGACAGTGTCCAGCCCCCCTATTCCCTGTTTTGGCGTTGGGCAGAAACAGAACTCATCCCCTTCTGTATTGAGCATGAGATTACGGTTTTGGCCTACTCCTCTCTGGCTCAAGGGTTACTCACGGGTCGCTTTGGCCCCGGCCACCAGTTCGATCCCGAAGATAACCGCGCCAAAAACCAACTTTTTCAGGGGGAAACTTACGCCCGTGCCCTTGAAGCCATTGAACTGATGAAGCCCATTGCCACCAGCTTGGGCACAACGATAGGGAATTTAGCCTTGGCGTGGCTACTCCATCAACCGCAAACCTGTGCCATTGTTGGTGCCCGCCATCCAGAGCAGGTGCTAGAAAATATCAAAGCGGCTGACCTCCGCTTGGATGAGTCGATTTTGGCCATGCTCGATGAAATTAGCCAGCCAGTCATCGCCACCCTTGATTCGGAGAATCCAGTAATGTGGAAGTGGTAG